A genomic region of Lysinibacillus sp. 2017 contains the following coding sequences:
- a CDS encoding metallophosphoesterase, with protein MKKLLKFTIFVAVVYVFLYVNNHWLVTTELVHESEKIPSSFDGYRIVQISDLHDATFGGNQAHLVEKVRKSKPDVIFLTGDLVDSRRYDLQNSLQAVEQFVEIADVYYVLGNHEVALNKVNEIYATLRELGVHVLSNDAMVVERDGERIAILGIEDPLMGKAVDVSIDEAMQNVDENLFTVLLSHRPEQFETYVDKEMDLVFTGHAHGGQIRLPLIGGLVAPTQGLLPKYSAGIFNKNDSKMIISRGLGNSLFPFRIFNLPEVIVVELNSK; from the coding sequence TTGAAGAAGTTATTGAAGTTTACTATTTTTGTAGCAGTCGTTTATGTGTTTTTATATGTGAATAATCATTGGTTAGTAACGACAGAGCTTGTACATGAATCCGAAAAAATTCCTTCGAGTTTTGATGGTTATCGGATTGTCCAAATTAGTGATTTACATGATGCAACGTTCGGTGGAAATCAGGCGCATTTAGTAGAAAAAGTGCGCAAGTCAAAACCAGATGTTATTTTTTTAACGGGTGATTTAGTTGATAGTCGGCGCTACGATTTACAAAATAGCTTGCAAGCTGTAGAGCAGTTTGTCGAAATTGCGGATGTTTATTACGTGCTCGGGAATCACGAAGTGGCGCTAAATAAGGTGAATGAAATTTATGCTACGCTACGTGAACTTGGGGTGCACGTGTTATCAAATGATGCAATGGTGGTAGAGCGTGACGGGGAACGCATCGCCATTCTTGGTATCGAGGATCCGTTAATGGGAAAGGCTGTAGATGTATCGATCGATGAAGCAATGCAAAATGTAGATGAGAATTTGTTTACCGTATTGTTATCCCATCGTCCTGAACAATTTGAAACCTATGTCGACAAAGAGATGGATTTAGTGTTTACGGGTCATGCACATGGTGGGCAAATAAGATTACCATTAATCGGTGGGCTTGTTGCGCCAACGCAAGGATTGCTACCAAAATACAGTGCAGGGATTTTTAATAAAAATGATTCAAAAATGATTATTAGTCGTGGATTAGGAAATAGTCTATTCCCATTTCGTATTTTCAATTTACCAGAAGTTATAGTAGTAGAATTAAATAGCAAATAA
- a CDS encoding methyl-accepting chemotaxis protein, whose product MKNRGIGAKLTASIIVLLTLTCAILGVSSYYNSYNSLEIQIRDNLQSKAEDVSKYIGEFFERTNSEIEGIAEQEVIQNMNFGKQVAYLKKRLAKSEDYLDFGIVDEKGVAHYLDGSTAELGDRSYIQEAFEGKTSISDTIISRVTNEPVVMIATPITTTTGEKALLLARMDGYFVSSILEDIVVGETGYAFLVNKDGTMQAHPDASYIKEQKNFIVEAQESGKSTGEATAIEEIIANEKGFYEFKHSDGKNRFLGYYTLDNGWTMGVMAKESEMFISLMTMRIVLIISTFSVLLIGFVVAIFLSRSLSRPIREVVKISEFIAQGDFTHKPHERHQKRHDELGVLSRSLSKVVDNMRAMITKVQTSSENVSEASCELMGDVQKVTDNAKVISQSIEEVERGSDAQAHAAEEGAQTMGQMAMGIQQVAEVASTVVQHTDFIETKVRDGYNAVRHSIAQMNSIQTGTELELKVIHKLKEESIEIGLISKMITDISDQTNLLALNASIEAARAGEAGQGFAVVAGEVRKLSEQTAHSAAQINALISNVQQYTEEAVHAAESGEENVTLGLQSIHQLEERFGEIVDAVTQIATEIEQLSGSAQEMSANTEEISASMEEMSASITSAAVHVKEVNHSAEGQLQTVDEMANQAVQLSEMARELQVSIQQFKL is encoded by the coding sequence ATGAAAAACAGAGGGATTGGTGCAAAGTTAACAGCATCAATTATAGTACTTTTGACGTTGACATGTGCAATATTAGGAGTTTCGAGTTATTACAATAGCTACAATTCATTGGAAATTCAAATTCGTGATAACTTACAGTCAAAAGCAGAAGATGTTTCGAAGTACATAGGAGAATTTTTTGAACGTACGAATAGTGAAATAGAGGGAATTGCTGAGCAGGAAGTCATTCAAAATATGAATTTCGGTAAGCAAGTTGCTTATTTAAAAAAACGCCTAGCGAAAAGTGAAGACTATTTAGACTTCGGTATCGTGGATGAAAAAGGTGTCGCGCATTATTTAGATGGCTCGACGGCAGAGTTAGGGGACCGTTCCTACATTCAAGAAGCATTCGAAGGGAAAACATCGATCTCGGATACGATCATTAGCCGTGTTACCAATGAACCCGTTGTCATGATAGCAACGCCAATTACTACAACAACTGGTGAAAAAGCATTGTTATTAGCACGTATGGATGGTTACTTCGTATCATCCATATTAGAGGATATCGTTGTTGGTGAAACAGGATATGCCTTTTTAGTAAATAAAGATGGCACGATGCAAGCACATCCAGATGCAAGTTACATTAAAGAACAAAAGAATTTCATTGTAGAAGCACAGGAGTCTGGCAAAAGTACAGGTGAAGCCACGGCTATTGAAGAAATCATCGCAAATGAAAAGGGCTTCTATGAATTTAAGCACTCTGATGGAAAAAATCGTTTCTTAGGCTACTATACATTAGATAATGGTTGGACAATGGGTGTGATGGCGAAGGAAAGCGAAATGTTCATTAGTTTAATGACGATGCGCATCGTACTCATTATTTCAACATTTAGTGTGTTACTTATCGGATTTGTGGTAGCAATCTTCCTATCGCGCAGCTTAAGCCGTCCGATTCGTGAGGTTGTAAAAATCAGTGAATTTATCGCGCAAGGTGATTTCACGCATAAACCGCATGAGCGTCATCAAAAACGTCATGATGAGCTCGGTGTCTTATCGCGCTCCTTATCGAAAGTGGTCGATAATATGCGTGCGATGATTACAAAAGTGCAAACAAGCTCAGAAAATGTAAGCGAAGCATCTTGCGAATTAATGGGTGACGTACAAAAAGTGACAGACAATGCAAAAGTCATTTCGCAATCCATTGAAGAAGTAGAGCGTGGCTCAGATGCACAAGCTCATGCAGCAGAAGAAGGTGCCCAAACAATGGGGCAAATGGCAATGGGCATTCAACAAGTAGCAGAAGTGGCAAGTACCGTTGTACAGCACACAGACTTTATTGAAACAAAAGTTCGTGATGGCTATAATGCGGTTCGTCATTCGATTGCCCAAATGAATTCGATTCAAACGGGTACAGAGCTTGAATTAAAGGTCATTCATAAGCTAAAAGAAGAATCAATTGAAATTGGGCTAATTTCAAAAATGATTACAGATATTTCAGATCAAACTAACTTACTCGCACTGAATGCGTCAATCGAAGCGGCGCGTGCAGGTGAAGCGGGTCAGGGCTTTGCGGTTGTAGCGGGGGAAGTTCGTAAACTTTCAGAGCAAACGGCCCATTCAGCTGCTCAAATTAATGCGTTAATTTCAAATGTACAACAATATACGGAAGAAGCCGTGCATGCGGCAGAATCTGGTGAAGAAAATGTAACGCTTGGTTTACAGTCGATTCATCAGTTGGAAGAGCGCTTCGGTGAAATTGTTGATGCCGTTACACAAATTGCAACAGAAATCGAGCAATTAAGCGGTTCGGCACAAGAAATGAGTGCCAACACAGAAGAAATTTCGGCCTCGATGGAAGAAATGTCTGCGTCGATTACATCAGCAGCCGTTCATGTAAAAGAAGTAAATCATTCAGCAGAAGGTCAACTTCAAACCGTGGATGAAATGGCCAATCAAGCCGTGCAATTATCAGAAATGGCGAGAGAATTACAAGTATCGATTCAACAGTTTAAATTATAA
- a CDS encoding DHHA1 domain-containing protein, protein MKNLLYYQDAMKQEFTANVLKTGVEDGRSYIVLDNTAFYPTGGGQPHDTGWINEIEIIDVEKIDEGIRHYTHADVSIISGEITGKLNWARRFDHMQQHTGQHILTAAFVELYDIPTTSFHLGEGLVTIDLNVTAITEEQLEAVENRVNAIILENRPIETKWVTKEELSQYNLRKDVKVDEDIRLVIIPDYDYNGCGGTHPTATGQVGMLKILATEKMKQQIRIHFVCGNRVRTQLAMRKQVLTDVARQLSAPEENAAEALRKFVQATKVTEKNLTEAQDALLEYEAKDLAKQQIAAAHFENRSIQQLQKLARFITLENPNAVALLVAENLDKIQFVAARGSEQTRSMKDISAAALPLINGKGGGNDALVQGGGEKVTTPEALLDVMKAVLR, encoded by the coding sequence TTGAAAAATTTACTTTACTATCAGGATGCAATGAAACAAGAATTTACAGCAAATGTGTTGAAAACGGGTGTAGAAGATGGTCGTTCTTACATCGTTCTCGACAACACCGCCTTCTATCCAACTGGCGGCGGTCAACCACATGATACCGGTTGGATTAATGAAATTGAAATTATTGATGTTGAAAAAATAGACGAGGGAATTCGACATTATACACATGCCGATGTGTCGATTATTTCTGGGGAAATTACAGGTAAATTAAACTGGGCACGTCGCTTTGATCATATGCAGCAACATACTGGGCAACATATTTTGACAGCGGCATTTGTTGAATTATACGATATTCCGACAACAAGCTTCCATTTAGGTGAGGGACTTGTGACGATTGATTTAAATGTAACAGCAATTACGGAAGAACAACTAGAAGCTGTTGAAAATCGTGTGAATGCTATTATTTTAGAAAACCGTCCGATTGAGACAAAATGGGTAACAAAAGAGGAACTTTCTCAGTACAACTTACGAAAAGACGTGAAAGTTGATGAAGATATTCGCCTAGTCATTATTCCGGATTACGACTACAACGGCTGCGGCGGGACACACCCAACAGCCACAGGACAAGTCGGCATGCTTAAAATTTTAGCGACGGAAAAAATGAAACAGCAAATCCGCATCCATTTTGTATGTGGGAATCGTGTACGTACTCAACTTGCGATGCGCAAACAAGTGTTAACAGATGTTGCTCGCCAATTAAGTGCTCCAGAGGAAAATGCAGCCGAAGCCTTACGTAAATTTGTACAAGCTACGAAAGTAACCGAAAAGAACTTAACAGAAGCTCAGGATGCTTTACTTGAATACGAAGCAAAAGATTTAGCAAAACAGCAAATAGCTGCCGCTCATTTTGAAAATCGCTCCATCCAGCAGCTTCAAAAGTTAGCGCGTTTTATTACACTGGAAAACCCGAATGCCGTAGCACTTTTAGTAGCGGAGAATCTAGACAAAATTCAATTTGTTGCAGCTCGTGGTAGCGAGCAAACGCGTTCTATGAAAGATATTTCAGCAGCCGCTCTCCCGCTTATTAATGGTAAAGGCGGCGGAAATGATGCGCTCGTTCAAGGTGGCGGAGAGAAAGTAACAACACCTGAAGCACTACTAGATGTAATGAAAGCTGTATTACGATAA
- a CDS encoding DUF6509 family protein — protein MNITQFSIEELLDPTNIIEGKRYEFLLDVEVDEEDELYSEAGLEIRAIVGVIEENVRIMNYFILDKATNEYLDFALEEDEEATILAFCKGQLFADSQTEPSAE, from the coding sequence ATGAACATTACGCAATTTTCAATTGAAGAGTTATTAGATCCAACTAATATTATTGAAGGTAAACGCTATGAGTTTTTACTAGATGTAGAAGTCGATGAAGAGGACGAGCTTTATTCAGAAGCTGGTTTAGAAATCCGTGCGATTGTCGGTGTCATCGAAGAAAACGTACGCATCATGAATTATTTCATTTTAGATAAAGCGACGAATGAGTATTTAGACTTTGCTTTAGAAGAAGACGAAGAAGCGACAATTTTAGCATTTTGCAAAGGACAATTATTCGCAGATTCACAAACAGAACCATCTGCAGAGTGA
- a CDS encoding gamma-glutamyltransferase family protein gives MDLLHYPFPSKRNTVIANRGMIATSQPLAAQAGLDILKKGGNAVDAAIATAAALTVVEPTSNGIGSDAFALVWMKDELYGLNASGPSAKSISKDALTARGFDQIPMHGVIPVTVPGAPSAWAALSKRFGKLPLADVLAPAISYAEEGYPISVTLGQNWKNAYKKYKKTFTTEEFQSWFDTFSIEGRMPEIGEVWSSPGHADTLRKIADTTGDAFYKGELADKIDAFMKKYDGYITKEDLASYEPQWVDPIKVNYKGYDVWEIPPNGQGIVAQMALNIFQHGESKWQDADTLHQQIEAMKLAYTDGKAFVTEQAQMPVDVATLLSSKYGESRFAEIGDTALDPKPFDIPKGGTVYLATADSDGNMVSYIQSNYMGFGSGIVIPETGISLQNRGYDFSLDESHPNFLQPGKRTYHTIIPGFLTKDGQAVGPFGVMGGYMQPQGHFQVVTSTVDFHLNPQAALDMPRWQWMGEKRIEVEPHFPNYLVQALQRKGHDIHVAVDGGIFGRGQIIWRDQKTGVLYGGTEPRTDGTIAAW, from the coding sequence ATGGATCTTTTACATTATCCGTTTCCAAGTAAGCGGAACACGGTGATTGCTAATCGTGGGATGATCGCAACATCGCAACCACTTGCCGCACAGGCTGGTCTAGATATTTTGAAAAAAGGCGGAAATGCGGTGGATGCAGCAATTGCCACAGCAGCTGCGCTAACAGTTGTTGAACCTACATCGAATGGCATTGGCAGTGATGCCTTTGCACTTGTATGGATGAAAGACGAACTATATGGTTTAAACGCTTCAGGTCCGTCCGCTAAATCCATTTCTAAAGATGCCCTAACTGCAAGAGGTTTCGATCAAATCCCTATGCATGGTGTCATTCCAGTAACAGTTCCTGGAGCTCCTTCTGCCTGGGCCGCATTGTCGAAACGTTTCGGGAAATTACCATTAGCAGATGTACTAGCACCGGCGATTTCTTATGCAGAAGAAGGCTATCCGATTTCCGTGACACTCGGACAAAATTGGAAAAATGCCTATAAAAAGTATAAGAAAACCTTCACAACAGAGGAGTTCCAGAGCTGGTTTGATACCTTTTCAATCGAAGGTCGGATGCCAGAAATCGGTGAAGTTTGGAGCTCTCCTGGACATGCCGATACATTACGGAAGATCGCGGATACTACCGGCGATGCATTTTATAAAGGCGAACTTGCTGACAAAATTGATGCCTTCATGAAAAAATATGACGGCTATATTACAAAAGAGGACCTAGCAAGCTATGAGCCACAATGGGTTGACCCAATTAAAGTGAATTACAAAGGCTATGATGTATGGGAAATTCCACCGAACGGACAAGGCATTGTTGCACAAATGGCATTAAATATTTTCCAGCATGGCGAATCGAAATGGCAGGACGCGGATACGCTACATCAACAAATTGAAGCGATGAAGCTTGCTTATACAGATGGCAAGGCATTTGTAACCGAGCAGGCGCAAATGCCAGTCGATGTCGCTACACTTTTATCATCTAAATATGGTGAATCTCGATTCGCAGAAATTGGAGACACCGCGCTCGATCCAAAGCCCTTTGATATTCCTAAAGGAGGAACGGTGTATTTAGCAACGGCGGATTCGGACGGGAATATGGTGTCATATATTCAAAGTAACTACATGGGCTTCGGTTCAGGTATCGTTATTCCAGAGACCGGCATTTCTCTACAAAACCGTGGCTATGATTTTTCACTCGATGAAAGTCACCCGAACTTCTTACAACCTGGAAAGCGCACATATCACACAATTATTCCAGGCTTCCTAACTAAGGATGGGCAGGCAGTTGGTCCATTTGGTGTGATGGGTGGCTATATGCAACCACAAGGGCATTTCCAAGTGGTAACGAGTACGGTCGATTTCCACTTAAATCCGCAAGCCGCACTCGATATGCCGAGGTGGCAATGGATGGGTGAAAAACGCATTGAAGTCGAGCCGCATTTTCCGAATTATTTAGTGCAAGCCCTTCAGCGTAAAGGCCATGACATTCATGTGGCTGTAGACGGCGGCATTTTCGGACGTGGTCAAATTATTTGGCGTGATCAAAAAACGGGCGTATTGTATGGCGGTACAGAGCCTAGAACAGACGGTACAATCGCTGCGTGGTAA